A window of the Leucothrix mucor DSM 2157 genome harbors these coding sequences:
- a CDS encoding D-2-hydroxyacid dehydrogenase family protein, with product MKVAVLDDYQDVVRKLECFSELADHEVTVFTTPPQSQDELVERLKPFEALALIRERTIIDNALLAQLPNLKLISQTGKISNHLDLDACTAHGVSVAEGRGSPVAPAELCWALIMASSRHIVPYAENFQQNRWQHSGPLGLGRALNGLTLGIWGYGKIGQRIAQYGKAFGMNILVWGREPSREKAMSDGFQAAESKQAFFANSDVLSLHLRLNDATRACVTADDLAQMKRDALIVNTSRAELIESGALLAALEAKRPGFAALDVFENEPAYLSNEPLLGLPNVLATPHLGYVEQGGYQLYFSIAFDNVVKFAEGKPENLAN from the coding sequence ATGAAAGTTGCAGTATTGGATGATTATCAGGATGTGGTTCGCAAGCTGGAGTGTTTCAGTGAGTTGGCCGATCACGAAGTGACGGTGTTCACCACGCCACCTCAATCGCAAGATGAATTGGTTGAGCGCCTGAAGCCCTTTGAAGCCTTAGCGCTTATTCGCGAACGTACCATTATTGATAACGCGCTGTTGGCCCAATTACCTAATCTCAAACTGATCAGCCAGACCGGTAAAATCAGTAATCATCTTGATTTAGACGCCTGTACCGCACACGGCGTATCCGTCGCCGAAGGCCGCGGCTCACCGGTCGCACCCGCCGAATTGTGCTGGGCCTTAATCATGGCATCCAGCCGACACATTGTTCCTTATGCAGAAAACTTCCAGCAAAACCGCTGGCAGCATTCCGGCCCATTGGGTTTGGGACGCGCGCTAAATGGGCTGACGCTGGGTATCTGGGGCTATGGCAAGATTGGTCAGCGCATTGCGCAATACGGCAAAGCCTTTGGCATGAATATACTGGTTTGGGGGCGTGAGCCTTCTCGCGAGAAAGCGATGAGTGATGGCTTTCAGGCGGCAGAATCTAAGCAGGCATTCTTTGCAAACTCGGATGTGCTATCGCTACACCTGCGCTTAAATGATGCTACCCGAGCTTGTGTCACTGCGGATGACCTTGCCCAAATGAAGCGTGATGCCTTAATCGTGAATACCAGCCGAGCAGAGCTGATTGAGTCGGGCGCATTGCTAGCGGCGCTAGAAGCAAAGAGACCGGGCTTTGCTGCACTGGATGTATTTGAAAATGAACCGGCTTATTTATCTAACGAGCCATTATTGGGTTTGCCGAATGTATTGGCGACGCCACATTTGGGTTATGTAGAGCAGGGTGGTTACCAGCTGTATTTTAGTATTGCTTTTGATAATGTGGTGAAGTTTGCCGAAGGTAAGCCGGAGAATTTGGCTAACTAA